A part of Chrysiogenia bacterium genomic DNA contains:
- a CDS encoding glutamate--tRNA ligase, which yields MSDSKPVVTRFAPSPTGPLHIGGARTALYNYLFARANGGKFLIRMEDTDRERSRREFEREILDSLAWMGMSWDGDPLYQSQRTEAYQKTVEQMLVEGKAYKDYTPADKLEEMRKEAQANKQPFLFREEMGTPEPPSEDAPFVIRFRFPSEGKVGFDDAVTGPVEAPAQQFDDLILVRSDGNPVFHLCNVLDDIHQGVTHVIRGNDHQTNTFKHVALYDALGAPRPVFAHIPLIAGPDGKKLSKRDAARSTLEYKEQGYLPEALVNFLARIGWGYGDEEVFSMEDLLNKFGLEGVGKSMGAFNPEKLDWLNQHWMAKADDARLAALMSEHLRHEPGLSIPPDDHLARIVAAQKERNKTVREMAEASWYFFKRPKEYDAKARQKFLGAESLELLAEYAKLLEALASFDAQVLEDLTNDFLEKKELKLGKIAQPLRVALTGGPVSPGIYDVMELLGKDEVLARLQQAQDLGSAA from the coding sequence ATGAGCGACTCAAAGCCAGTTGTCACCCGTTTTGCCCCCTCTCCCACCGGTCCGCTGCACATCGGCGGCGCGCGCACGGCCCTCTATAACTATCTGTTCGCCCGTGCCAACGGCGGGAAGTTCCTGATCCGCATGGAAGATACCGACCGCGAGCGTTCGCGCCGCGAGTTCGAGCGCGAGATTCTCGACTCGCTCGCCTGGATGGGGATGAGCTGGGACGGTGACCCGCTCTACCAGAGTCAGCGCACCGAGGCATACCAGAAGACCGTCGAGCAGATGCTCGTCGAGGGAAAGGCCTACAAGGACTACACGCCGGCCGACAAGCTCGAAGAAATGCGGAAGGAAGCGCAGGCCAACAAACAGCCCTTTCTCTTCCGCGAGGAAATGGGAACGCCCGAGCCGCCAAGCGAAGATGCGCCCTTCGTCATTCGTTTCCGCTTTCCCTCCGAGGGAAAAGTCGGCTTCGACGATGCGGTCACCGGCCCGGTGGAGGCGCCCGCGCAGCAGTTCGACGATCTCATCCTCGTTCGCTCCGACGGCAACCCGGTCTTTCATCTCTGCAACGTGCTCGACGACATCCACCAGGGCGTCACCCATGTCATTCGCGGCAACGATCACCAGACCAACACCTTCAAGCACGTCGCGCTCTACGACGCACTCGGCGCGCCGCGCCCGGTCTTCGCGCACATCCCGCTGATCGCGGGGCCCGACGGCAAGAAGCTCTCCAAGCGCGACGCCGCGCGCAGCACCCTCGAATACAAGGAGCAGGGCTACCTGCCCGAAGCGCTCGTGAACTTCCTGGCGCGCATCGGCTGGGGCTACGGCGATGAAGAGGTCTTCTCCATGGAAGACCTGCTCAACAAGTTTGGACTCGAAGGCGTGGGAAAAAGCATGGGCGCCTTTAATCCCGAAAAGCTCGACTGGCTCAACCAGCACTGGATGGCCAAAGCCGACGACGCGCGGCTGGCAGCGCTCATGTCCGAGCACCTGCGCCATGAGCCGGGGCTTTCCATCCCGCCCGACGATCATCTGGCGCGCATCGTCGCCGCGCAGAAAGAGCGCAACAAGACCGTGCGCGAAATGGCCGAAGCATCGTGGTATTTCTTCAAGCGTCCCAAGGAATACGACGCAAAGGCGCGCCAGAAGTTCCTGGGCGCCGAGAGCCTGGAACTGCTCGCCGAGTATGCAAAGCTCCTCGAAGCGCTCGCAAGCTTCGACGCGCAGGTGCTCGAAGACCTGACCAATGACTTTCTTGAGAAGAAAGAGCTCAAGCTCGGCAAGATCGCCCAGCCCCTTCGCGTGGCGCTCACCGGCGGTCCGGTGAGCCCCGGCATCTACGACGTCATGGAACTGCTGGGCAAGGACGAGGTCCTCGCCCGGCTCCAGCAGGCCCAGGACCTGGGCAGCGCGGCCTGA
- a CDS encoding DUF4124 domain-containing protein, with protein MKNKLLIALLGAFLLAHAPAAFAEIYKWTDSSGANHFTDDINKVPAEYRNQVLDVEDEMRERDRELLAAERGAQLEKQKEIEPPAPEDPTDAAIQETLVRMFKERGQPLPTEEEAAGFIKLVRVWFVPLALGLLLIVGMGVGLTIHALINNNWLWVVGSIVWVGATILIKPSSLDALFASPLLWCVLGQLYVLPMLAYPPFKVGEDDREYLRWLLPALVVLASVIVVFGSAEGIKWTHAVIEARDIAMPASGS; from the coding sequence GTGAAAAACAAACTGCTGATCGCGTTGCTGGGCGCATTCCTGCTGGCGCATGCGCCCGCGGCCTTTGCCGAGATCTACAAGTGGACCGATTCGAGCGGGGCGAACCACTTCACCGACGACATCAACAAGGTGCCGGCTGAATACCGCAACCAGGTGCTCGACGTGGAAGACGAGATGCGCGAGCGCGACCGCGAGCTGCTGGCGGCCGAGCGCGGCGCGCAGCTCGAAAAACAAAAAGAGATCGAGCCGCCCGCGCCCGAGGACCCCACCGACGCGGCGATCCAGGAAACACTGGTGCGCATGTTCAAGGAACGTGGGCAGCCGCTTCCGACCGAAGAAGAAGCAGCCGGTTTCATCAAGCTCGTGCGGGTCTGGTTTGTGCCTCTGGCACTGGGCCTTCTGCTGATCGTTGGCATGGGGGTCGGTCTGACCATCCATGCACTGATCAACAACAACTGGCTCTGGGTGGTGGGCAGTATTGTCTGGGTGGGGGCGACGATCCTGATCAAGCCCTCCAGCCTCGACGCGCTCTTTGCTTCCCCACTTCTCTGGTGCGTGCTGGGGCAGCTCTACGTGCTGCCGATGCTCGCTTATCCGCCCTTCAAGGTGGGAGAGGATGATCGCGAATACCTCAGGTGGCTGCTCCCGGCGCTGGTCGTGCTGGCGTCGGTGATCGTCGTCTTCGGAAGTGCCGAGGGCATCAAGTGGACCCACGCAGTCATTGAAGCCCGCGATATTGCCATGCCCGCTAGCGGAAGTTGA
- the sppA gene encoding signal peptide peptidase SppA, translated as MQYLSKAILYLVSLIRAGIRKLFLAVRGYNVLRLHLHGPLPDRTRAPGLMAAFSGRRFGPALLDVLIALDRARRDERIEVVTVEIESLACGMSRAEEIRRALARVREAGKRVIAVLEEPGMGEYLAALGASEIVLAPAGSLNVSGLASEVMFLKGLLDKAGVEAQLAARGKYKSAREMFTEDEMSAANREMTEALVGDLYEQLIAEIARHRKMEPEAARAALDRGPFLASEAVELSLVDRTGYLDDIDEALEKELPKVLPLKLQPYLRVSVPDERAATARPTPIAIVEVSGHIKSGRSTPGSDGTMRATGSRSFIHELEKAAAHPSVEAVLLRIDSPGGSGLASDLMWHALGKVAKDKPVVISMSNVAASGGYYVAAIAPGCPILATASTITGSIGVLGGKFALGELYEKLGIKKEIISRGARATYHSDYRLYSDDELQKLRGDIDAFYVDFVSKMAQARARSFDDIDAVAQGRVWTGKQALEIGLVDELGGMIDAFDLLRKKLQLPEWAPLALIEAPGRKRRWPLRLEWNFEESPLSKSKYGAIGGALESALFRPAQLAALFARDRVLALLPFEINFR; from the coding sequence ATGCAGTATCTCAGCAAAGCCATTCTCTATCTCGTCAGCCTGATCCGCGCCGGTATTCGCAAGCTCTTTCTCGCGGTGCGCGGCTACAACGTGCTGCGCCTGCACCTGCACGGCCCCCTACCCGATCGCACCCGCGCGCCGGGGCTGATGGCCGCGTTCTCGGGAAGGCGCTTCGGTCCCGCGCTCCTCGACGTGCTCATTGCGCTGGACCGCGCGCGCCGCGACGAGCGCATCGAAGTCGTCACTGTCGAGATCGAGTCGCTGGCCTGCGGCATGTCACGCGCCGAGGAGATCCGCCGCGCGCTTGCGCGCGTTCGCGAGGCCGGAAAGCGCGTGATCGCCGTGCTCGAAGAGCCCGGCATGGGCGAATACCTGGCGGCGCTCGGCGCCAGCGAGATCGTGCTCGCACCCGCGGGCTCACTCAACGTGAGCGGGCTTGCCTCCGAAGTAATGTTCCTCAAGGGCCTTCTGGACAAGGCCGGCGTGGAAGCGCAGCTCGCCGCGCGCGGCAAGTACAAGAGCGCGCGCGAGATGTTTACTGAAGATGAGATGAGCGCGGCCAACCGGGAGATGACCGAAGCCCTGGTCGGCGATCTCTACGAGCAGCTCATCGCGGAAATCGCACGCCACCGCAAGATGGAGCCCGAGGCGGCCCGCGCCGCGCTCGATCGCGGGCCTTTTCTTGCCAGCGAGGCAGTCGAGCTGAGCCTCGTCGATCGCACCGGTTACCTGGATGACATCGACGAAGCGCTGGAGAAGGAACTTCCGAAGGTCCTGCCGCTCAAGCTACAGCCCTACCTGCGCGTGAGCGTCCCCGACGAGCGCGCGGCGACGGCGCGACCCACCCCCATCGCCATCGTGGAGGTGAGCGGTCACATCAAGAGCGGGCGCAGCACCCCCGGCTCCGACGGCACCATGCGCGCGACCGGCTCGCGCAGTTTCATTCACGAGCTCGAAAAGGCCGCCGCGCACCCGAGCGTCGAAGCGGTATTGCTGCGCATTGATTCCCCCGGCGGCAGCGGACTGGCCAGCGATCTCATGTGGCATGCCCTGGGCAAGGTGGCCAAGGACAAACCCGTCGTCATTTCCATGAGCAATGTCGCCGCCTCAGGCGGCTACTACGTGGCAGCGATTGCGCCGGGCTGCCCGATCCTTGCCACCGCCAGCACGATCACCGGCAGCATCGGCGTGCTCGGCGGCAAGTTCGCGCTGGGTGAGCTCTACGAGAAACTCGGCATCAAGAAGGAAATCATCTCCCGCGGCGCGCGGGCGACCTATCACAGCGACTACCGACTCTACAGTGACGATGAGTTGCAAAAGCTGCGCGGCGACATCGATGCCTTCTACGTGGACTTCGTCTCGAAGATGGCGCAGGCCCGCGCCCGCAGCTTCGACGATATCGACGCCGTGGCGCAGGGTCGCGTGTGGACCGGCAAGCAGGCGCTGGAGATCGGGCTGGTTGACGAACTGGGCGGGATGATCGATGCCTTCGACCTGCTGCGAAAGAAACTGCAGCTTCCCGAGTGGGCGCCGCTGGCGCTCATTGAAGCGCCCGGGCGCAAGCGGCGCTGGCCCCTTCGGCTGGAATGGAATTTCGAGGAGAGTCCGCTCTCAAAAAGTAAATATGGCGCCATTGGCGGTGCACTCGAAAGCGCGCTCTTTCGTCCCGCGCAGCTCGCCGCGCTCTTTGCGCGCGACCGCGTGCTGGCCCTGCTGCCCTTCGAGATCAACTTCCGCTAG